A window from Chlamydia gallinacea 08-1274/3 encodes these proteins:
- a CDS encoding ribonucleoside-diphosphate reductase subunit alpha, with amino-acid sequence MVETNEKHYTIVKRNGMFVPFNQERIFQALEAAFRDTRDLKDGSPLPKDLEASISTITRQVVNEVVKKIREGQVVTVERIQDMVENQLYINGLQDIARDYIIYRDQHKKQREGSWSRTSVVRRDGHAVRFNPMKISAALEKAFRATKQIVSISQQEVLSEINILTNKIVEEILAVSSTDKSIDIEVIQDIVEKQLMVAGYYEVAKNYILYREARARIRSRHEEIPAERQQKEIQEEESYEVVRVDGTRYCMNKAQLTEKLLWACQRFSDTTDPHLLAEMAFANFYSGMKESEVVLACIMAARANIEKEPHYAFVAAALLMNVVYEETLNKSATDPDLIASQKQWFKEYILHGEQYRLNPQLKEYDLDALAEALDISRDQQFSYMGVQNLYDRYFNQHEGRRLETAQIFWMRVSMGLALNEGENKTAWAITFYNLLSTFRYIPATPTLFNSGMLHSQLSSCYLSTIQDDLAHIYKVIADNAMLSKWAGGIGNDWTGVRATGALIKGTNGKSQGVIPFIKVANDTAIAVNQGGKRKGAMCVYLEIWHLDYEDFLELRKNTGDERRRTHDINTASWIPDLFFKRLQQKGTWTLFSPDDVPGLHESYGREFERLYEEYERKVDAGEIKLYKKVAAEDLWRKMLSMLYETGHPWMTFKDPSNIRSAQDHVGVVRCSNLCTEILLNSSQTETAVCNLGSINLVEHILDGAIDEEKLSDTISVAIRILDNIIDLNFYPTVEAANANLQHRAIGLGVMGFQDALYKLNISYASQEAVEFADRSSELIAYYAILSSSLLAKERGPYSSYKGSKWDRGYLPLDTIELLKEYRGEEYLDMDTSSYKDWTPVRESIKAYGMRNSHTMAIAPTATISNIIGVTQSIEPTYKHLFVKSNLSGEFTVPNVYLIQKLKELGLWDEDMLDDLKYFDGSLLEIERIPDDLKKVFLTAFEVEPEWIIECASRRQKWIDMGQSLNLYLSEPNGKKLSSMYLTAWKKGLKTTYYLRSSAATSVEKSFTDINKRGIQPRWMKNKSASTGIVVERIKEMPTCSLEEGCESCQ; translated from the coding sequence ATGGTCGAAACAAATGAGAAGCATTATACTATCGTGAAGCGTAATGGAATGTTTGTTCCCTTTAATCAGGAGCGCATATTTCAGGCTTTAGAAGCTGCTTTTCGTGATACGCGTGATTTGAAAGATGGTTCTCCTTTGCCTAAAGATCTTGAGGCCTCTATTTCTACCATTACTCGTCAAGTGGTAAATGAGGTCGTGAAAAAAATTCGTGAGGGTCAAGTAGTTACTGTTGAGCGTATTCAAGACATGGTTGAGAATCAGCTGTATATCAATGGCTTACAGGATATTGCTAGGGATTATATTATCTATCGGGACCAACATAAAAAACAGCGCGAGGGATCTTGGAGTCGAACTTCCGTAGTACGTCGAGATGGACATGCCGTGCGCTTCAATCCGATGAAAATTTCTGCAGCTTTGGAAAAAGCTTTCCGTGCTACAAAACAAATTGTTTCTATATCTCAACAAGAAGTTCTTTCAGAAATTAATATTTTAACAAATAAAATTGTTGAAGAAATCTTAGCAGTGAGCTCTACAGACAAAAGCATTGATATCGAGGTTATTCAGGATATTGTTGAAAAACAACTAATGGTTGCTGGCTATTATGAAGTTGCAAAAAATTATATTTTGTATAGAGAAGCCCGAGCAAGAATTCGCAGTCGTCATGAAGAAATACCTGCAGAAAGACAGCAGAAGGAAATACAAGAGGAAGAGTCTTATGAGGTTGTTCGGGTTGATGGTACACGCTATTGCATGAATAAGGCCCAATTAACAGAAAAGCTATTGTGGGCATGCCAAAGATTCTCAGATACAACAGATCCTCATTTGCTTGCCGAAATGGCATTTGCTAATTTTTATTCAGGAATGAAAGAATCTGAAGTTGTTTTAGCTTGTATCATGGCAGCTAGAGCCAACATTGAAAAAGAACCTCATTATGCTTTTGTCGCTGCAGCCTTACTTATGAATGTTGTGTACGAAGAAACATTGAACAAAAGTGCTACAGATCCTGATCTTATTGCATCGCAAAAACAGTGGTTTAAGGAGTATATTCTTCATGGCGAGCAGTATAGGTTGAATCCGCAGTTAAAAGAATATGATCTTGATGCTTTAGCAGAGGCTTTGGATATTTCTAGAGATCAGCAGTTTTCCTACATGGGGGTACAAAATCTCTACGACCGTTATTTTAATCAACACGAAGGACGTAGATTAGAAACAGCACAAATTTTTTGGATGCGTGTCTCTATGGGATTAGCATTAAACGAAGGTGAAAATAAAACTGCATGGGCAATTACTTTTTATAATCTTCTTTCTACATTTCGTTATATACCAGCAACACCTACGTTGTTTAATTCAGGAATGCTTCATTCGCAATTGAGTTCTTGTTATTTATCTACCATACAAGATGATCTAGCGCATATTTATAAAGTGATTGCTGACAATGCTATGCTTTCTAAATGGGCAGGAGGTATTGGAAATGATTGGACAGGAGTTCGTGCTACAGGAGCTCTAATTAAGGGAACTAATGGGAAAAGTCAGGGGGTTATTCCCTTTATTAAAGTTGCTAATGATACAGCAATTGCTGTGAATCAAGGTGGTAAACGTAAAGGGGCTATGTGTGTTTATCTAGAAATCTGGCATCTGGATTATGAAGATTTCTTGGAATTAAGAAAGAACACAGGCGATGAGCGTCGCCGTACCCACGATATTAATACAGCCAGTTGGATCCCAGACTTGTTCTTTAAACGTTTACAGCAGAAGGGCACATGGACGTTATTTAGTCCCGATGATGTTCCTGGGCTACATGAGTCTTATGGTAGGGAATTTGAACGGCTGTATGAAGAATATGAAAGAAAAGTTGATGCGGGGGAAATTAAATTATACAAAAAAGTTGCTGCAGAAGATTTATGGAGAAAAATGCTGAGCATGCTTTATGAAACAGGTCATCCTTGGATGACATTTAAAGATCCTTCAAACATTCGTTCCGCTCAAGATCATGTAGGTGTTGTTCGTTGCTCCAATTTATGTACCGAAATTTTGTTGAATAGTTCACAAACAGAGACAGCTGTCTGCAATCTAGGATCTATTAATTTAGTAGAGCATATTCTTGACGGCGCTATTGACGAAGAAAAACTCAGCGATACTATCTCTGTAGCTATTCGTATTTTAGATAATATTATCGACTTGAATTTCTACCCCACTGTAGAGGCAGCGAATGCAAATTTACAGCATAGAGCAATTGGTTTGGGAGTTATGGGCTTCCAAGATGCTTTGTATAAATTGAATATTAGCTATGCTTCCCAAGAGGCTGTGGAATTTGCTGATCGTAGTTCAGAGTTGATTGCTTACTATGCTATTCTCTCTTCAAGTTTATTAGCAAAAGAGCGCGGCCCTTATAGCTCGTATAAAGGATCAAAGTGGGATCGTGGGTACTTGCCCTTAGATACTATAGAATTGCTCAAAGAATATCGTGGAGAAGAATATCTAGATATGGATACTTCTTCGTATAAGGATTGGACTCCTGTAAGAGAATCTATCAAGGCTTATGGAATGAGAAATAGCCACACCATGGCAATTGCTCCCACAGCAACTATTTCCAATATTATTGGGGTAACGCAATCTATAGAACCTACATATAAGCATCTATTTGTAAAATCGAACCTTTCTGGAGAATTTACAGTACCCAATGTGTATTTAATTCAAAAGCTCAAGGAATTGGGACTTTGGGATGAGGATATGTTAGATGATTTAAAATATTTTGATGGTTCTTTACTGGAAATAGAACGCATTCCTGATGACTTGAAGAAGGTTTTTCTTACAGCATTTGAAGTTGAACCAGAATGGATCATAGAATGTGCTTCTCGAAGGCAAAAATGGATCGATATGGGCCAATCTCTCAATTTATATTTATCAGAACCTAATGGTAAAAAATTATCATCAATGTATCTTACTGCCTGGAAGAAAGGATTGAAGACAACTTATTATTTAAGATCTTCAGCAGCAACTTCTGTAGAAAAGTCGTTTACCGATATCAATAAGCGGGGAATTCAACCGAGATGGATGAAAAATAAGTCTGCTTCCACAGGTATTGTTGTAGAACGAATTAAAGAAATGCCAACTTGCTCTCTCGAGGAGGGGTGTGAGTCTTGTCAGTAA
- a CDS encoding CDP-alcohol phosphatidyltransferase family protein has protein sequence MVELESDIRGKRLAVTPNAITAFGLCCGLFIIFKSILKTSSSVELLHRLQGLSLLLISAMIADFSDGAIARIMKAESAFGAQFDSLSDAITFGIAPPLIAIRSLDGVPTEGFYSLLLLITSIIYSLCGVLRLVRYNLFSKKSSDTTRVSCFIGLPIPAAAACVVSLSLLLASNFSTILPKQVRIILIPLSLLFSGSLMISPWKFPGIKNLRFKVSSFTLVATTGLVACLLFLGLVDHFIEVFFLVSWLYVCAIFPIFAIAYHRKTKRS, from the coding sequence ATGGTAGAATTAGAATCCGATATTCGAGGTAAGCGTCTTGCAGTTACTCCTAATGCTATTACTGCATTTGGTTTATGTTGTGGGCTATTTATTATCTTCAAAAGCATCTTAAAAACTTCTTCCTCTGTTGAGCTTTTGCACCGCCTGCAGGGATTATCTCTTTTATTAATTAGTGCTATGATAGCGGATTTTTCCGACGGGGCTATCGCGCGCATTATGAAAGCAGAAAGTGCATTCGGAGCACAATTTGATTCTCTTTCTGATGCCATTACATTTGGTATAGCGCCACCATTAATTGCCATTCGTAGTCTTGATGGAGTGCCTACAGAAGGTTTTTATTCATTACTGCTCTTGATTACATCCATTATCTACTCTCTTTGCGGAGTGTTACGCTTAGTCCGCTATAATTTATTTTCTAAAAAGTCTTCAGATACAACGCGAGTTTCTTGTTTTATCGGTCTACCCATTCCTGCTGCAGCAGCTTGTGTTGTTTCTTTATCTTTGTTACTTGCTTCCAATTTTTCAACTATATTACCCAAGCAAGTACGCATTATTTTAATTCCTTTAAGTTTACTTTTTTCCGGCAGTCTTATGATTTCTCCTTGGAAGTTCCCTGGAATTAAAAATTTACGTTTCAAAGTATCCTCATTTACACTTGTAGCAACTACAGGACTCGTTGCTTGCCTACTTTTCTTAGGTCTTGTAGATCACTTCATTGAAGTATTTTTTTTAGTTTCTTGGTTGTACGTTTGTGCAATCTTTCCTATTTTTGCTATTGCTTACCACAGAAAGACGAAGCGGTCATGA
- a CDS encoding DNA recombination protein RmuC, with amino-acid sequence MITLSCKDKLKDCPISIHSDSTSNSVRKVSPKSSKMHAISSKEPSQCFTLPNTSSEQVIPYCGFSLFLGFFLATLFYRKRARHYLKKQSKLEQENNFLKNSLERCRQSDQLLENLSNKFSVTCHSLVKEMKMESQMYFSEKSKTIESLLSPVQATLLAFKQNLETFETQHAEDRGTLKEQIAHLLSVEKKLEKETQALTNILKHPGTRGRWGEIQLERILELSGMIKYCDYEIQASDPQGLVRADMIVRLPQDRCVIIDAKAPFSETYFSEENADRSDLIKKIKEHIKTLKSKSYWNKFHYSPEFVILFLPGESIFNDALRIAPELIDIAASSNVILSSPLTLLALLKTIAHTWKQENLHKQIQEIGRLGKELHHRLYNVFNHFHKLGKHLNLTVQSYNDLSSSLQHRVLPTLRKFEDLEVSSSLHKIEDPSTIHNPIQPFLPGLEQENSSSEIPTLKENL; translated from the coding sequence ATGATCACCTTGTCTTGTAAAGATAAATTGAAGGATTGTCCCATATCAATTCACTCTGATTCAACCTCAAACTCTGTAAGAAAAGTCTCCCCCAAGTCATCAAAAATGCATGCTATTTCTAGTAAAGAACCATCACAATGTTTTACATTACCCAATACCTCTTCTGAACAGGTTATTCCTTATTGTGGTTTTTCTTTATTCTTGGGGTTCTTTCTAGCAACACTTTTTTATCGTAAACGAGCAAGACACTACCTGAAAAAACAAAGTAAACTCGAGCAGGAGAATAATTTTCTAAAGAACTCATTAGAGCGCTGTCGTCAATCAGACCAATTACTAGAGAACTTGAGTAACAAATTTTCTGTAACTTGTCATTCTCTTGTTAAAGAGATGAAAATGGAAAGCCAGATGTATTTTTCTGAGAAATCAAAAACTATAGAATCTTTGTTATCACCAGTTCAAGCTACCTTACTTGCTTTTAAACAAAATTTAGAAACCTTTGAAACGCAGCACGCTGAAGATCGCGGTACATTAAAAGAACAAATAGCCCACTTACTTTCTGTAGAAAAAAAATTAGAAAAAGAAACACAAGCTCTTACAAATATTTTAAAACATCCAGGCACTCGTGGTCGTTGGGGAGAAATACAACTCGAAAGAATTTTAGAACTTTCAGGAATGATTAAATACTGCGATTATGAAATACAAGCTAGCGATCCTCAAGGCCTTGTACGTGCGGATATGATTGTTCGCCTTCCTCAGGATCGTTGTGTAATTATTGATGCTAAAGCTCCGTTTTCCGAAACATATTTTTCTGAAGAAAATGCAGATAGATCTGATCTTATTAAAAAAATTAAAGAACATATTAAAACCTTAAAATCAAAAAGCTATTGGAATAAATTTCATTACTCTCCTGAATTTGTTATTCTTTTCCTTCCTGGAGAAAGTATTTTTAACGATGCTTTGCGTATCGCTCCTGAACTGATTGATATTGCAGCTTCTTCCAACGTTATTCTCTCAAGCCCTTTAACATTATTGGCTTTGCTTAAAACAATCGCTCATACATGGAAACAAGAAAACCTACACAAACAAATTCAAGAAATAGGACGATTGGGTAAGGAGCTCCATCATCGCTTATATAATGTTTTTAATCATTTTCACAAGCTTGGCAAACACCTAAATCTTACTGTTCAAAGCTATAACGATTTGTCTTCTAGCTTACAACATCGAGTACTTCCCACATTAAGAAAGTTTGAAGATTTAGAAGTCTCTTCTTCTTTACACAAAATTGAGGATCCCTCAACTATTCATAATCCTATCCAGCCTTTCTTGCCTGGTTTGGAACAAGAAAATTCATCTTCTGAAATACCTACATTAAAAGAGAATTTGTAA